The Arachis ipaensis cultivar K30076 chromosome B03, Araip1.1, whole genome shotgun sequence region AACGGGCAGCAGCTCCTTCTCCCTTCTAATAACAATAATCCTgtttttgtcaataacaatagtcaAAGCGGGATCAAGAGAGATGGGTTGGGGAGTTTCTTGATGGCAGGAAAGGAGGCAATAATGCATGACATGAGCGACGATGAGTTGTTGTGGAGAGCTTCCATGGTTCCCAAGATTCGGGAAGTGCCACTCAGAATCAAGCCTAAGGTAGCGTTCATGTTCTTGACGAAAGGACCTCTGTATTTGGGTCCACTGTGGGAGAGATTCTTCAAAGGAAACGAAGGCTTCTATTCAATCTACATCCACTCCCATCCTTCTTTCAATGCTTCTTCAGTCCCCAAAACCTCCGTTTTTTATGGCCGCAGAATTCCAAGCAAGGTCAGTCCTCATCATACTCTTATTCAATAATCCTTCATCAAATTCAATAACAATCATAATTCATAATACCATCGTTAATTGTTTTCTAGCAACGTACTCAAAGGGCAAGATACGATTGATTGCAAAATGCAAGCACGTCGGCTCCATTTTTAGGACACTAGTCTAATTAATTACACATCTGTCATTATCTTATAACAAATAATTGCTTcctataataaatttaaaaacgaGCAATGTTGGGCAGCACCTGTCCGAATGAACCCTAGAACTAGAAGCCACTtcttatttctttatttaatagcTACCTAAATTTCCAATTAGAGTTGAACACGTACATTATTAAGAGTATAGTATTCTGCGACGTACGTCAGAGGCTAACATTCGGGGTCAGCATACTTGTTAATCGAGGATTCCGTGAGAGATTAAGCCATCAGCGGATACCACCTAACCCTCCCATACCTTTAAATAGCAATTAGCAAGCCCTCTATTCCTTATATGTTTATTAAGGACATTTACTTAATTACTCCTGATTCCCTTGTCTTTCTCGTCAGAGCTGCTTAGTTGCTTCAAGAGGTGAGCACGCACGCACTTGATCATTAGCCATGCTTTTCTTTGATTCCACTCCTTTTGATTTGTATAGTTTGGAGAAAAAATTCCATTCTCTTCGGTTTCCACACACTACAACCACATGATTTTTCATAATTCCATTATTCTTCCTACTTTGGCATGTGATGCTGTATTTGAGAGCCACAAAAGTGAAAATGCAAAAAGAGGAAAGAATAATTATTACAGACTAACGTGTTTATTATAGAAATTTAGGGGAATACACAAGCTTAAGGTATGCTAATTAATCTTGAAAATACTATGTGCAGACTAAAAATCAGTGATAATATATTTTATGAACATGATGGCAGGGGGTAAGGTGGGGTGACTTCAACATGGTAGATGCAGAGAGGCGTCTACTAGCAAATGCGCTGCTGGACATGTCGAACCAACGGTTCGTTCTTGTATCGGAGTCATGCATCCCTCTCTTCAACTTCTCAACCGTTTATGGGTATCTTATGAACTCATCCAAGACATTTGTGGAAGCCTACGATCTTGCGGGGCCCGTGGGGAGGGGCAGGTACTCCCAAAGGATGAGGCCACTGATCAAGCCGTCTCAGTGGAGAAAGGGGTCCCAGTGGTTCCAGATAGACCGTGCCCTGGCACTGGAAGTGGTCTCGGACCGCCAGTACTACCCGGTGTTCAAGAAGCACTGCAGGTACGGCGGCTGCATTGCCGACGAGCACTACTTGCCCACTCTTGTTAGCATCAAGTTCTGGAGGAGGAATGCCAACAGGACTTTGACTTGGGTTGATTGGTCAAAGGGCGGGTCCCATCCATCCAGGTACATGAGAAGCGATGTCACTGTTTCGTTCTTGAAGAGACTAAGGCATGCAACCAGATGCCGCTACAATGGCAAGACCACCAATGTTTGCCACTTGTTTGCAAGGAAGTTCATGCCTCACTCTCTCGATAGATTGCTAAGGTTTGCTCCCCGCTTAATGCACTTCCATTCTTCTTGATCCTTTTTTATTTGTAATTCATTATCATTGTAACATGTTATTACGGAGAAAGCGCCTCATAGTTTCACTTCTGTTTCCtttcatatatataaatataacaaGTTAAGAACCATCACTGTCAGTTTTGTACTATATGCGTGCTCTGCGGCTCTGCCCTTTTTCGCCGAAAATGTTGTGCGGCCATTGGCCAAAAGCAAAAGAGTAGTTGAATTGAATGAGGGGGCTACCTGGCCCCTTAAATAAAACAAACAAGACGTGTTACGTTCTTCATTATCGCTTTTGAACTGAAAATTACAGTTAAAActaacaaatttttttataagtTCAATGCAATAATAAGTCAGTCAAAATCAAGTTAgctctctttttgttcctttttgtGAAAGGGCCGCGTTGAGCGTGTGCTACGTGGCCTACCCACTCTGTCGTTGAACAATTTACCAAGGAGCAATgccatattttatattttctactACTATTTCTGATCATCAACCGAGTACACCACTTGCTTTTGCACTTTTAGTATAATTGGAAATAAAAATtgtgtacaccaaaatcaattATCAATTTATTTGTGTATACATATacgtgtggtttaatttattttcaatatatatttgtattttaatatgtattttatactggtaacTGATTTTGatggctaattttagtgtacacgtaacattactcaattgaaaaaataataataattgaatcttttaaaaagatatgtctaaaataaacataataattttgtatttattGAATGTGTCATATTTTTATAAaccattaaattttattaaatataaatcaaaaactaatataaaagaagagtaTTAATAgacaataataaatataaaatatactaaaCGTCATTNNNNNNNNNNNNNNNNNNNNNNNNNNNNNNNNNNNNNNNNNNNNNNNNNNNNNNNNNNNNNNNNNNNNNNNNNNNNNNNNNNNNNNNNNNNNNNNNNNNNNNNNNNNNNNNNNNNNNNNNNNNNNNNNNNNNNNNNNNNNNNNNNNNNNNNNNNNNNNNNNNNNNNNNNNNNNNNNNNNNNNNNNNNNNNNNNNNNNNNNNNNNNNNNNNNNNNNNNNNNNNNNNNNNNNNNNNNNNNNNNNNNNNNNNNNNNNNNNNNNNNNNNNNNNNNNNNNNNNNNNNNNNNNNNNNNNNNNNNNNNNNNNNNNNNNNNNNCTAAACTCTAAACtgcaacataaaaatataaaataattaaatcttattttatatttgtcataatattaattaagacaatttactataataaatataatacaaACCAATTTGATCAGAATACACAAAATGAAAAATGCACAAAATGGAAGAAGGATACTAACATATATTTTTTTCATAATCTATGTAAACTGCAATAGGGGTCTTGCGATTTACGAATACACGTGATCCGCTACAGAGATGTCGCGGTTTACGGATGAATGTAAAATGTGCATAAACCGTGAGAGAGATATAACAGTTTATGCGTTAGTATAAATATATTGAAGGGGTCTCGCGGTTTATTTTACAGTTtagaatattattttaatataattttttaatatcatCTCTCTTGAAATACTTTGTTTCGGATTAAATTGTTTCTGACAAATGTATGTATAAAAGAATGAAGactttattttttttggtgactcatGAAGACTTTATTTGAATAGAAGTATATATCTACTGTATTTACATTCCATTATTAATTAATGTgtcttaaataattaaaaaaaatccaccTTTAAGTTAGTACAATGTAATTATCTTCATAGCAACACGAGAATAATCGTCGGTAAAATGAGCTCGAACAGCGTATAGTTGAGAACAAACGCGCATTGGATCCTTCCTAGAAGcatgtggtttttttttttttggtgacttgaaGCATGTGGTTTGACTAAACTGGTAAACGCAAAAAACATATATAAAAGAAAGCAAATTATTGGAAAAttatcaaataaattaaaaaatgtattattttaattttataataattgattatgtattttataaataaaaagaaaatatcttGTTAAATAAATGTCATTTTCTCGTAAGAAAACAAGCATAACTTATAAGTCATCACATCAAATAACTAACACGTACACTTGACTTGATCACAATTAGTGCTCCGAATCAAAAGATTAATCCTCTTTTGGTGATGGTACCTCTCACTTCATGCATCAAGATATATGGGATTATTGACGGTATCGGCGGCCACTTTTCACTTTTAGCAAGCAATAATCTGCTATGAATCTGATGGTATCAGATTACATGTGATTATGTGAATGCTGGTGCCGTTCAATTTCAATCCATATAACTCTCTGGGTCCTACACTTTTACCAACCTTTTCAAATTTGCCTAGCTTACttgatgatttttaatttttcatatcaTATACACATACATACAGATAGTAATATTATATAGTATAAAACAAAACTAAACGAAAATATTTGAGGTTGACTTCTGAAGCGAGTGTTAAGAGTCAAAGTCTTTTTTACATGGTATGATACGAATTCTAGGTAGCTAATTTTCTTGGCTATTTCCTCCTACATTCCAAGAACCTGCTTCTAGTATTTCACAATAATTCTGACCGGTATATATAGAAATATACTCGAACTCCTCTCTTTCAGTTATCATCCACACATACACCTTGCTTCATCTATTCTCTTCCATTCCAATATTTCCCCACATACATCACTGCAATCTGTCTCTAATTCTCTCCAGTATATTTATATAAATTcctggtgttgagaagaaattaaataataataataattgtcatcaaTGGCGTCTAAACGGTTGTTTGACGATTCTGATAGAGATGCAGAAGAGGCAAGCGACAAACGCATGAGACCGAATAGGCCTTCTCTTGCTTCGtatgtttatttatttactagATTGAATTGAATAACATGTTTGATGAACTGAAGTTAATTAATAATTAGTAATTGTTAATTGTTGGCACAGGATAATAGGGGAAGCAGTAAGGGTGAAAAACATGCAGAGCCTGTTGTCAGGGTTGGAACCTTTGCTAAGAAAAGTGGTAAATGAAGAGGTGGAAAGAGTCATAATAAGACACCGTCATGGAAGTAACTACACGCGCTCCCCTTCACTGAGAATTGAAGCGGCATCATCGTCATCATCGGAGCAACCACCGAAGTTGCAACTCATGTTCACAAACGAACTTTCCCTGCCCATATTCACCTCAAGCAGAATACTCGACGCACAAGGGAACCCCATGCAAGTGATTCTTGTTGACAAAACCAACAATGATCAAATGGTTCGAACAAGCCTTCCCTATCCCGTAAAGCTAGAGCTGGTGGTTCTTGATGGTGATTTTCCCGGCGAAGAATCGTGGTGGAGCAGCGAGCAGTTTAACAGGCATATAGTGAAGGAGAGAACAGGGAAGAGGCCCTTGCTCAGCGGAGAATTGAATCTCACCATGAGGGATGACATTGCACCCATGAATGGGGACATTGAGTTTACCGATAACTCTAGCTGGATCCGTAGCAGAAAGTTCAGAGTTGCTGTCAGGGTTTCTCCCAACCAACAAGGTGCTATCAGAATTCGTGAAGGCATCACTCAAGCCTTCGTAGTTAAGGATCACCGTGGTGAATGTGAGTTCttactccatcctctttctaTTTCCCTtctgaaaaagaatttgtgtgcTAATATAATTCTTGTGTTTTGATGGTCTCAAGTGTACAAAAAGCATCACCCACCAATGTTGGACGACCAAGTGTGGCGCCTAGAAAAGATCGGGAAAGACGGAGCTTTCCACAAAAAACTCTCGGCGGAGGGGATTAATACAGTCCAAGAATTCCTCAAGTTATCGGTTGTTGATCCTCAAATGCTTAGAAAGGTATAACAATATTCATTATTGTCAAATTAAATAACTTTGTAATATTTACATGGATGAATTAATGAGTAGTATTATGTGTACGATCAGATATTAGGGATTGGGATGTCGGAGAAAATGTGGGAAGCGACAATAAAGCATGCAAAGACATGTAACATGGGCAACAAAGTGTATATGTACAGTCATGCTAATTATACCATCTATCTGAGTCCTATATGCCAGTTGATTAGAGCTGATATCAATGGCCAAATCCTGCAAGGCCGAGACCTAAACAGCTACAATAGGGTATGCATATctatctaattaattaattatatatattatcaaGCAAGTGTTTTAATTTATTCTTGGACTTTGATTTGATCCCATAATTCGCCTGCAGGTGTATTTAGAGAAAATGGTGAGCGAAGCATATAGCAGATGGAATGAGTTGGAGGAAATTGATCAAGCCGTTTTGAATGATAACGTTGCTTTGTTAACACAAGGTATGTTGATGACCTGGCATTTTACAATTAGATAATTCTTTCATGGATTCAAACTGATTTAATCAATGTATATGACTGAAATAGGGGAGGAGCAATTTGCAAACAACCATGAAGCGGCAGCAGCTACACTTGAATATGATGAAAGCAAGTATTTTGGCTATGTGCCAAGCAGTAGCCATAGCCATAATAATGAGTTGCCAGACTGGGAACTGAATGCCATGGCTTACGGCTTCTCAAAGACTGGAGCTTCAACTTCTGATTCTGAGTGGCCCAATTGATATTTGGATTTAGACCCCTACCTACTGTATATATGCAACTTCTTTGGCAATTCAGTAGTAACCAGTTAGAAGTTTTGAAACCCATAAAAAAACTAGCGTATAGGTTTAGATGGACTAGCTAGGGTGGTTCAACACTTCAACCTGCCCTTATTGGGCCAGTGTTGCACTCCCTCTCTAACCCAAGCCCAAGCAAAAGGATAGTCTGACTTGTGTCCAGCACCAGTGGTAGTCTAAGTCCAAGTTTGACTCTTGATTATGAACCAGTATTTAATTTGTCATGTTACAATTGTCCTTGTTCCTGATCACTTTTAGTGACATTGCTTATTAACATTTAAACCCTTAACAGATATAGTTGAGAGTATTTTTAATCGAGTATTTTTAGGGtatcatttttaatatttttaagaagtaaattttcaaaaaatgcaagaccaatctaataataatacataaaaattatacttgatttgcttgtgttgagggttgttcttatgaaattattgttgaattggtcttaaattttttgaaaaattagctgttaggggtatatttgatacaaatcgaaaatttttgggacaaaattaaaacaaaataaaacttaggagtattttaaaaatttttatcaaaatttaggaacaaaaagtatactttatccttaaaaataatataaaattggtttaattactctattggtccctatagttttgcgaaattttcaattaggtccctatactttttttccttttaattgaatccttgtaccaatttttttttaattgagtccctacactttttttccttttatttaggtctttataccaattcttttttttgttAGGTCCCtataattaagccaattactactaagagggacttaattgaaaaaaaattagtgtagagacccaattaaaaagaaaaaaagtataaagacctaattaaaaaattttacgaaactataggaccaacagaataattaaacctataaaATTCTAACTGAATTAAAACTAAGTATTGAAGGAGCGAATTTcacttttaatttcaaatcactaTTTATGACATATAATCTTACAAATATTGTTATAAGacccaaaataaaattaaaattagaactaGCATTACAGATACTCTAAGTTTTCTGAAATTCTGGTTTTGGGATCCTAGAAGTATCCTAAAATTAGTTTTAATGTATACCAAAATAGAAAAGGTAAATTATCTTGAAACACATCCAATCTAATTTAATATGATTATAACATAAAATGTCAGATATGGACGCAGTCAGTATGTGATGTGGCACTAAAAGAAAGATTTTAAATATCTAATACATATTCATTAAAAGAGGATTTTAGTAGTGAAATTTTTACGTGTCTCCAACAAGAGTAATTCACAGTGGGAGTTCATACAGTGATCTTTTTTTCTGATGATCATATATGCTCCTTCTTTTTTATTCCCAGTTTCTCTTCCCATCCTCTTTGCTTTGATCCTCTTTCAATAccttcattaatttttatttaattccatcttctcttttctgaCATCTTTCTTCTCTAACTTTTTTAATGACCCAATCACATTCTTCATTCATCGTCGTTATCGTATTGTATACCGATATATTTTTAGTTCAATCACAAGGTGTTGTCCCTTTTTTTTTCATTGATCTTTTGAACTATTACAAGCATGTAGATATGGATACATTTATTGGTCATTTTATGATGCTGAAGCAAATTTTCATTTAtctaatttatataatttaatgtATTTATATAATTTTGACTAATACAGCAATATGTATCCTTTATATATACACATTCATCTCGGTTTTTGTCCTCCCTACCCTCTCCTCTCCCTGCATCTCATTTATTTATTAGTCCTCTTAGAGTATTAGTTACTTCGTCGAATGTCATGATTAGCCGATATCTCAAAGCACCATCTTTTTACCTTAAGCTTAACCCTGATATGATTTATGTTTCTatctattattttatatatttctttgtttttgtatCATCCATTACATTGTACTGAATTTTTTATGGTCTATTTTTATTAACTCCATTTTGTTTTAGGACATGAGTGAAATGCTTACACTGTTTTTTAGGAACGTAAAGGATGAGTTTTTGAACACTATACCTTAACATTTCTGAGTATATCAACCTTTGTCTCAAATGGATACGTTGATATAATCTTAGAATATGCAAACATCCCCGGTTGTAACTTGTAGGCAGCATAACAAAATTCCTCCATCtaaaaccaaacttaaatttaGTTTGTCTACTATAACTATTGAAAAACTTAAAGTAGAATATTCTATTAGTGAAAAAATCGGAACTAATTATAATACGAAAATGCTAAATATGAATGTACATGTTATATGGTTACATGacaactactcaattggatgaccTAATATGGACAACATCGTATACTTAATTAGGTCACACTAAAAAAAGACAAAATTATCACAAAATAGATCTACTAATAAAATGTCCGAAAGAGCACAGATTCATaaagtatatataaaaaaaaaattatccatcCACTTGTATAAAATTTGCAAAAAGAATTTACTCTTATATAAAATTAAGTCCAAATATAACTAAAACACACGATGTCTTTCTATATCAACATGAACCTCAAATAGAAAGAGTgataaaaccttaaaaacacaaACAACTCTTTAGTTATCGTGTTTAAATGAGAGCACAAAATTGCCTATGTTGTTACAATCAGGTAGGCTTTTTCAACAATTTTTAGTTGATGCATAGACAATGATAAAGGTTGATAGGCTTAATTTTTTCAGATTCAACCAATATAAGTTAAGAGTTGAAAATTATAAAGTCCTACACGAATCATTTACTAGAGATGAAGCTGATGCTATTGTCACTGGCCAACGTATTTTTCTTTCGAGTAGCTTTACTGGAGGTCCTAGATACTTGTTTAACAACTGTAAAGATGTATTTGCGATATGTAAGTATGCTGGCTACCCAAGCTAATTCATAACTATCACAAGCAATACCGAGTAGACTGAGATTAAAAGATTGCTACAAAAAACTAGTTTACAAGCACAAGATCGGCCAGATTAAAAGATAGGCACATTACTGTTGAGATACCTGATCAAAGGTCTAGGCCTAAATTATATGCAGCAGTGGAGAAATTCATAGTTCATGGCCCTTGAGGGAAGTACAACAAGGATAGCCTGTGCATGATTAATGGCCGTTGCAGTAAATTCTTCCCTAAGCATTCCGTGTTAGGACCATTACTGATGAGGTTGGTTTCCCAAAGTACAAGAGGGTTGATGTTGTACTATAGCAAAGAGGAACGTTTTGCTTGATAATTCATACATTGTTCCTTACAATCCATGTTTGTTATTAAAGTATGTTGTCACATTAACGTCGAGTATACATGTTAAACTTCTGCCATTAAGTACTTATTCAAATATGTACACAAAGAAAATGACAAAGTCACTACATCATTCTTTCAGACATCGGATGATGGTAGTGGAATGCAAGTTGTTGACGAGATATGCAACTACTATGATTGCAGGTATATATCTGCGAGTGAAGCAGCTTGAAAAATATTTGGTTATGATATTCAAGTGAAAGAATATGTTGTTATTAGACTTCCATTTCATCCATCAAATGAGTATCCAATTATTTTTAGAGACAACGAAAGCATAAAAGATGTAATTGAACGTGCCGATGGAAAGCTGACTAAACTATTGGCATGGATGGCTGCtaataaaagatatgaaaattGGTAGGACTCTTACATATAGTGAGTTTTCAAATAAGTTTGTATAGAAGGAGGATCATTCTATGTGGGTTCCAAGGAAGATAGGCTTCTCAATAGGTAGGCTAAGCCATGTACCACATGGTAATAGTGAAGATTATTACTTAAGACTTCTACTTAACATCCAACGTGGTTGTAAAAGCTTCAAAGACATACGTACAGTGAAACGGGTTTCGTATAGTTCTTGTAAAACATATGCTATGCACTTAGTCTCCTCCAAGACGACAGAGGATTTATTGATGCAATTCTAGAAGCTAGCACGTGGGCTTCAGCTAAATACCTTCGTGGACTTTTTGTTGTTTTGTTAATCTTAAATACACTTTCTAGACTTGAATATGTTTGGGAAACATGCTACAAATATTTTGCAGATGATATTTTGTTTGAAATGAGAAGGAAACACCATAATCAAGGTAATGTATACAATATGTAGTATCCTAAATTTATTTTACACTTTAAGACATTATTGTCTTACAATATCTGTGTTCTTTTGTATTTCTTTCGGATATAGAGTTATGTTTAATAGATGAATAGATTTTGAACCTCACTCCTATAAAGATTGAAGAATAAATGCAAGCAAATGGCAGATCACTTAGAGATTTTAAAACCATTCCATACCCATGTGAAGATAATATTGATGGTTTAGATGATAGAATGATTATTGATGAGCTTAATTTTGACCGTGGTATCTTACATTCACAATGCAATGAGTCAAAACAGAAAATGAATGATGAACAACACCATGCATTTGATGAGATTGTTAAGGTTGTTCAGTTAAATTTAGGTGGATTCTTCTTTGTGTATGAATACGGTGGAACTGGTAAAACATTTCTGTATACAACATTTTCAGCTGCAATAAGAAGCAAGGGTGATATTGTGTAAAATTTGAAAACAAGAATTTACTCTTATATAAAACTAAGTCCAAATATAACTAAAATACACAATATCTTTCTATATCAACATGAACCTCAAATAGAAAGATTGATAAAACCTTAAAAATACAAACAACTCCTAATACAATCCTATATATCtcgaaaaaaaatctttcaaccATGACCAAAATTGAACTCCTTCCCTCTACCAGAACTGTTGAATACCTTAAAGCAGAATATGTTTATAGTAGGTGACGGAAGTCCATTGATAATCCATATGTTCATAATAAGTGATGGAAGGCTATTGATAATCCATCTAGTGTCAATGCTAAATGGTACTAAATATTTAGCAAGGACCATAGGGATGTATTGTAGAATTGAAACAGAAAAACACAACAATTCATACATTTAATGTAATACCCTTACTATTAGAATGTCACACTTACGGCTGCACCAATCTGATAGCGAGAAATATTATGACGACTTCATATACTTACTAATAAAATAAGAGCCTTTGACGTGAAACCATATCgttgttttcttttaaaaaatatggaaatactttttaatcaaaacaacaagcatatacatatatacaaaatttCTTACTTAAGCAACTTACAAATATTATATATACAGGTCATTACAGTCACGACTCCAATCTCTCttacaagaatataataataaaggcGAGAGAAATCTACAACTTGTATATACAAACAGAAATATCATATCTAAGAACTTAACAAAATTTTCACACGCTTCCTTGTCTGTCCTAAAAAGATAAgtctgtaggggggtgagaacatcgtcctcgctaGTTCTAAGTAGAGGGTTTAAGAATTTTCATAAGAAgacattttaaataaaactattttcaaTCACAGTGATTCGTTAGTTCATAATCCAAACTTAAAACTCatacttttttaataaaaatttcacGCAAAATAACATTCCATACATTTCACCGCTTTTCAAGAAACTATTTTAACCAAAACTTACTATTGATCCAACCAATCACGGCCTCTGgctcaaatcaaattaactcaGCCTCTGGCCCAAATAAAAACAACTTGGCCTCCGGCCTAGTTCAAATTAAATCATCATCAAAActtaaaatcaaaacagaatcAATCATAGGAACAAACAATGCAAGGCAAATACAATTAGAGAGCAATTACAGCAAGTACAACAAATAATTAGACATAAATCATCAAATAGGCAAAACCAAACAATTAAACATACCcagacaaagcaaacaaatgcagtatgatgcatgcctgtcctattggccgtgagctcacgtgtcagttactttgccagaacctgacacatctggtagctaacctgGATATCGT contains the following coding sequences:
- the LOC107630343 gene encoding uncharacterized protein LOC107630343; this translates as MKNDNKQHDQHEQERRSPAAAVAAYVRLFLSAQQLHLFNLFSHLLLLAFGFIIGITLAFSLNGQQLLLPSNNNNPVFVNNNSQSGIKRDGLGSFLMAGKEAIMHDMSDDELLWRASMVPKIREVPLRIKPKVAFMFLTKGPLYLGPLWERFFKGNEGFYSIYIHSHPSFNASSVPKTSVFYGRRIPSKGVRWGDFNMVDAERRLLANALLDMSNQRFVLVSESCIPLFNFSTVYGYLMNSSKTFVEAYDLAGPVGRGRYSQRMRPLIKPSQWRKGSQWFQIDRALALEVVSDRQYYPVFKKHCRYGGCIADEHYLPTLVSIKFWRRNANRTLTWVDWSKGGSHPSRYMRSDVTVSFLKRLRHATRCRYNGKTTNVCHLFARKFMPHSLDRLLRFAPRLMHFHSS
- the LOC107630344 gene encoding protein SAR DEFICIENT 1-like, whose translation is MASKRLFDDSDRDAEEASDKRMRPNRPSLASIIGEAVRVKNMQSLLSGLEPLLRKVVNEEVERVIIRHRHGSNYTRSPSLRIEAASSSSSEQPPKLQLMFTNELSLPIFTSSRILDAQGNPMQVILVDKTNNDQMVRTSLPYPVKLELVVLDGDFPGEESWWSSEQFNRHIVKERTGKRPLLSGELNLTMRDDIAPMNGDIEFTDNSSWIRSRKFRVAVRVSPNQQGAIRIREGITQAFVVKDHRGELYKKHHPPMLDDQVWRLEKIGKDGAFHKKLSAEGINTVQEFLKLSVVDPQMLRKILGIGMSEKMWEATIKHAKTCNMGNKVYMYSHANYTIYLSPICQLIRADINGQILQGRDLNSYNRVYLEKMVSEAYSRWNELEEIDQAVLNDNVALLTQGEEQFANNHEAAAATLEYDESKYFGYVPSSSHSHNNELPDWELNAMAYGFSKTGASTSDSEWPN